A stretch of DNA from Sander lucioperca isolate FBNREF2018 chromosome 8, SLUC_FBN_1.2, whole genome shotgun sequence:
AAAGAGCGAGATCTCCAACTCACACATCCTCGACCAATATCGTAATGCCAGCAACCCTCTGGCTCACTACGATACCACAGCTGAGGAGATACTGGAGCAGTGTGATGGTTTGTTCTTTTTGACAGATAAAAGATTTAGGTCAATACAGTGTATCGTAGCTTAGTGATAGTTTTTATGTATAGTCCTTTAGAATAATGAGAAAtgtattggacaaattgaaaGAATTatatttaaaggtgccctgtgtAGACTTATGGTGAACAAACAACAGTTGTCCTTGAGGCACTCTCCAAATAACTGTTGTCCAAAAATGAATCTCCTTTTGCTGATTCCTTTTCCTTTCAGGTAAATTGGACATGTTGGTGGCGGGAGCCGGCACAGGCGGTACACTTACTGGTGTTGCTCGGAAGTTGAAGGAGAGATGCCCCAATGTCAAGGCAAGATGCACACCTTATTAAGAACCTTATTAAGAACCTTTTTTGAACGCGTTTTATTTTGCTAAATCTATGATTAAAAAGAGATTTGTGTGGAGAACAGATGTGAAGTACAGATAACGTTACTTATGTGTGTTTCCAGTCTCAACACTGTTGTCATATTTGTGTCAGATAGTCGCTGTGGACCCTGAGGGCTCCATTCTGGTTGGATCTAACAAAAATAAGACTTCCTTTGAAGTGGAGGGCATTGGATATGACTTTATCCCCACAGTGTTGGACAgatctgtgagtgtgtttgcGCATGCATACATTTGAACGTGCACATTGTCATTTGTTTTGCGCACAGAGCAAAAATCATATGTCTCTTTCTGTTGCTCTCTCCCTTACAAACCTATACAGCTTGTTGACATGTGGTATAAATCGACTGACCAGGAGACGTTCACAATGTCACGCAAGCTGGTCAGAGAGGAGGGTCTCCTGTGCGGTATGTTCACTGACCAAGTGATACCGTTGTATTGTAAATTGTACTGTACTTATTAGTTCCCTGTGTATGTAATAttctttcctgttttactgCAGGCGGCAGCTCTGGCTCAGCCATGGCAGCAGCAGTAAAGATGGCTCGGCAGCTTGAGGCGGGACAGCGCTGTGTGGTCATCCTGGCTGACTCCGTCCGCAACTATATGTAAGAGACAAATTTACTGAACTCTTGGATCATGACTTAATACAACTTTACATTTGGAGCGTTCAACAGCCAAGTTACATGGTGCTGATTCTACTGCACTTGACTTACCAAAGCCTCAATGTAATCCTTTTCTTTGTTTACGTGCATGTAACACtgttatataattataatatgtatCTCCCTGTGCAGCACCCATACTTTAGTTATCGTCTTCTACTGAAAGTGAGCTGCTTCTCCAATATACACTGAGTGTGATGATCACAGGCTAATATGCTGCTTTAATTTGCTTGTCCACCATGGACAATATTGTCCACCATAATGATGTAACTAGTGAACTGAAATATTCAGACGACAAGACGTAGTCTTCAGCCATGCTATGGGCTCTCTGAGGCTGTACTTTTACACTAGTTTGGCAGTTAACCAAAGGGTCTGGTTGGTAGGGGAtgacacacaaccaacacacccTGGACACCAGAGATGTTGCAGTTTCACGTCAGCATCTTAAACCGCTTGTCCAGcagcaaatcacacacacaaaatttttAAACTTATCCCCAACTTATAAATGTCATAAACCTGGCTCTAAGTCATAACAAAAACTGGAAGGCATACACAAAGCCAATAACTTAAAGAATGTATTGTTAATATATGCATATAAGGTTTAACTAAATAATACAAATGCAAAAAagaaccacaaacaaacaaaacaaacaaccgACTCCTGCTGTCGGTAGAGCAGATGGGGCAAAAAGAAAGAAGGGGGCGAAGTCCAGAAGGCTAGCCTTCCATCTCCGGCAGGGCACCGGGCCCAGGTGCCCCAAATCATGCTGCATCAGCCGACCCCAAACACAGTTATGCAGGGTTAGAACAATCAGACACACAGTTAGCAGGGGCCGTCACTTAAAGCACACTCTTAAACTCAAGCCTGACCAAATCTAATGTGTCAGAAACCAGAGCAACTTCTAATTTGTTTAGCTATCAAACACATTGCTGCCTCCAGGTCAAAATTCCTGAGTGACAAGTGGATGTGTGAGAAGGGGTTCCTCAGACCGGAGGagccgatggacttcaaacccTGGTGAGAAAGTCAACAATGAGGGTTTAACAGGTCTACCGATCCAAGTGTTAGATTACTCAtttgtctcactctctctctttaagGTGGTGGAACATGACTGTCCGGTGTCTAAACCTATCTGCCCCCCTCACTGTGTTAGCGTCTGTGTCCTGCCAGAAAACCATCGACATCCTGAAAGAGAAAGCGTTCGACCAGGCCCCAGTCGTTGATAACTCAGGGTATATCTCCTCAAGAAATGATATACATTAGTGCACCTTCAGTATCAAACTGATCCAGACTGTTGTTTAATGCAAACAAAAAGGCTGAACATATATTTAGACAAGTTCATCAGCACAACAGATGTTCCAGATGTTCCAGATGTTATTTTTTACCTCAGGGTCAGATATTGAAGTGACTTGATTGAAGACAGGAAACTAAGAAGCAGTTAATCACTAAATTAAGCCAGACTCAGACTACAGAATTCATAAAATGGAGATTGTGCATGCAACAAGAGGAGGTCCAGGTGAATATAAAGTAGGTCTGAAAAATGAGAAACCTATTAACAAAAATGAGTTGGTCCCTAGTAATCTCAAAAGGGCATTTTTGTTAATATCTTTCTCATTTTTCAGACCTACTTTACATTCATCTGGCCCTCCTCTTGTTCCATGCACTATCTCTATTATTTATTAATCCTTCAATATGACCCATTGAGCAACTATAACCTGTTTTTATaggtttttcattgttttcatagACAATTCAGACCCACTTCATTTTCATCTGGGCCTTCTCTCATTATATACACTACCTCCAGTTTtaagtatgagaaaaaaatgaatggcagtattaaatgatttaatgcAAAACATGAAGCAGACACCATTTCTTGTATGTCATATCCACTTCTGGTATTAATCAGAATACAGATATTTTTACACCAATACAGACAGAAGCTTACACTCTAATAGAGGATCAGCAGGTGATGCGGTGTTTGATGTGTGTTTTTCCACAGTGTGATCCAGGGGATGGTGACTCTGGGAACCATTCTGTCCTCTGTGTCAGCCGGGAAGGCTAAACCCTCAGATGCTGTCAGCAAGGTGCTCTGCAAGCATTACAAACAGGTCAGTCAGTAGAAACACATACTCTATGTATACTACACACAATGCATGCATTCAAAGTTAACATGTTTACATGACTACATGGCTAATCTCTCAACACAACGCTCTAAGGTGCACCTGACAGACAACCTGGGGAAGCTGTCCCAAATCCTCGAAACAGACCACTTCGTCCTGGTGGTGCATGATCACACTCAGAGTAATatactttatttcttttaacaGAATTTTCCTTGACATTTTGCATTCATTTAATTGAAGAGAGTAGATAGGTGTCAGGAAATGAGGGGagagatgacatgcagcaaacatCCCCAGCTGAACAGAAGTTGTTGTCAACGTACGGTAGTCAGGATGGGACGATTTGGGTGTGAATGTGATAAAATTGCTGCttcattttgatttttttccactttaaaggtgctcgtaggcagattttgttactgttgtacagagccaggctagccgtttacttgttttcagtctttatgccaagctaaccagctgctgggatattacagtatatttaacGGACAAATATAAGAGTGGTATTAAccttttcatctaactctccaGCAGAAGTTGAATAAGTGAATTtgccaaaatgtttttcttttttgcttgaAGCAAAGGGGAAGATGTATTTGACTGTGTTGTCCCTGTTAGCTTCCATaacaaattaataaatacaGTAGTCTTTGAAATGTACTGCAGTCAATGTTTATCCTGCTCTGTTTTCAGTTTTCTTCTATGTTTAGCGAGTAATGTCAGTAACTACAGTCTACTGTCTCGCTCCAGATAAAGCTGATGGGTCAACTTGTCAGAAGCAGATGGTGTTTGGCATCGTGACAGCGATTGACCTCCTCGACTACATCACCACAGATGAGAGCCAGGATCACTCGTAGTCTCTGTGATCACTTCCTGTTTAAGACGTGGAAGATACTGCTTGCTTTACCAAGAAGCACCACGTGAACACCTGCGGCTGAATCATATTTTAATTCAGTGGTTTTTGCAGCTACATATGTGGAGGGGATTAATTAGGTTCCACATAAGCAATACACTCTGTGTAGTATTAATATATATAACATTCTGAAATTaattttaaagttaaagtttgACAATATTCTAAATGTTTCTCTTTGTCAACAAATCTGTGAGCCACATTGTTGCACTAGGAAACATGTTCCTTCGTTACTATGAACATGgacactgtattttatttttaatctaactggtgcagtgcccgttgaaaagtTCCCTGTTCGGAAGGGCCCGATTGCAGGTGTTGTGTCAAAGACTGTTCCCCTGTCGATATGTGTTTACCCTTACTAAACCGGAACCAAactccctaaccctaaccatggAGGGGGGCACTACGCATTTTAACAGGAGGGAAACTCTATTTGACTGTGGGAACAGACTCTGGAACTGCTCATCCAAACatcttcaattcaattcaattttatttatagtatcaaatcataacaagagttatctcaagacactttacagatagagtaggtctaggccacactataatttacaaagagcaagcatttagtgcgaggaaaaactcccttttaggcagaaacctcgagtggtgaataaaaacttccttttaggaagaaacctcggacagacccaggctcctggtaggcggtgtctgacggttgggggtgtgatgaacagtggcaattatagtcacaataaagataatggaactatgactagaaatagtagttgtagtagttcatagcagggtgtaacagggcatagcagggcgcagagcaggaccacggcgacagctgcaaccatgatttaggtgccaccctaatccaaggaaaactgcggcACTCGACACTGCGCTTTCTTAGATCCTGAGCCATAGCCCTGACATGACTGCGTCCGCTAGCAATGCTAGAGTTTACGCTTCATTTGCTGACAGCTAGCTATTTGGGCTATTTTTATGGAATTTGTTGATAATAAGGACGACATAGAAAAGCACCTTACCAGAAAACCAGCCTTACTCTTTAAAGACTTAATTTGTCCATACTTGATTATGCTCACtgaatgtatttaaaatgttcacaagtGATTTG
This window harbors:
- the cbsb gene encoding cystathionine beta-synthase b; this translates as MENGEATADQWNWIRPDLPSRCTWRLGASISESPHSHPERIKPPSILPNILGKIGHTPLVRLNKIPKEFGLKCDILAKCEFFNAGGSVKDRIGLRMVEDAERAGILKPGDTIIEPTSGNTGIGLALAAAVKGYRCIITMPERMSNEKVDVLRALGAEIVRTPSSAAFDSPESHIVTAWRLKSEISNSHILDQYRNASNPLAHYDTTAEEILEQCDGKLDMLVAGAGTGGTLTGVARKLKERCPNVKIVAVDPEGSILVGSNKNKTSFEVEGIGYDFIPTVLDRSLVDMWYKSTDQETFTMSRKLVREEGLLCGGSSGSAMAAAVKMARQLEAGQRCVVILADSVRNYMSKFLSDKWMCEKGFLRPEEPMDFKPWWWNMTVRCLNLSAPLTVLASVSCQKTIDILKEKAFDQAPVVDNSGVIQGMVTLGTILSSVSAGKAKPSDAVSKVLCKHYKQVHLTDNLGKLSQILETDHFVLVVHDHTQNKADGSTCQKQMVFGIVTAIDLLDYITTDESQDHS